AGTCGACTTCTGAAATCTAATCCGGAAATATCTATTGAAACAAAAAACAGAACACGGGTGTTTATAAAGATATTCTAACGGCTTATTGTTTTATATGTTATGGCTTAAGCAAGTTTCATTTATTGTGTATTAATTGGAGAATTCTATTGAAAAGGCCGGACAGTAGTGAGTTGAATTAGTAATGAATTTACGATATTTATTTATTAGCCCACCGAAGGCGGGTTAGGATCATCCATCGTAAGCGGATGTCCCGCTATGTTCAGAAAAGAATGGGAAATTCCTCTAATTATTGTGCTTGTTTTCATCAATACAATATTATAAATTTTCCCTATGCCGGATATTAAAACAGCTTGGAATAAAATAGCACCGCTATATCATCGTAAATATCTAATCAGGACAAATACCGTTCATTATGGGCCGCTTTGTCCGGGCGAGGATAAGCTTGGGCTTCTTGGCAATATCGCCGGTAAGAAAGCTATTGATTTAGGTTGCGGCGCCGGTCAGAATGCCATAGCTCTTGCTAAGGAGCATGCAGATGCTGCCGCTGTTGATTTCTCGGCAAATCAGTTGACAGAAGCTATGGAATTAGCCCAGCGCGAAAATGTTTCGGTTGAATTTATCAATAGCAATATAATCGATATGCCCTGTATAAAAGATGATACTTTTAACGTTGCTATTTCTGCCTGCGCTATGGCTTTTGTCAATAATATATCAGCCGCTTTTTCAGAAGTCTTTCGCATACTTAAGCCCGGTGGTAAATTTATATTATCTGTTATGCATCCCGCGCAGTATATTCTTGATGGCGTTGAAGGTTCCATGTATTTTAACTCATCATATCCATTCAATCCCCGCCTTTTGAAGTGGAGCTGGGATTTGGATGGTAAAAAGATTAAATTTCAGCATTACCTTCGCTCGATAGCTGATTATCACAACAATCTTAACAAGGCAGGGTTTATGGTTAAAAAAATATTAGAACCAAAACCGACTTTGAAAACTCCGCACATTGCCTTTTCTAAAGAGATTATGAAAGAATATCCATACATTGCCAAACATCTGCCAATAACATTGATATTTTCCTCGGTTAAACCGGAATATCACAAAAAAAGAGGAAGCTTATGAATAAACAACCATTATTACGGTACTGGCGTGTGGTGCGACGGCTTACAATAAGACTTTTAGAAGAATTCCCGCCTGATTCGTTTGATTTTAGACCGGCTCCGGAGATTATGACAGTGTCGCAATTATTTAAACATATACTGCAAGTTGAAATTTATATCAGGGATGGCTTTCTTGCCGGCAAATGGGAAATCCCCGAAGAACCCAGCAGTAATATTTTCGAAAAGGAGATGTTGAAAGACAAGCTGGCTATTGAAAGTAAAAGAACGCTGCAGCTTCTTTCAGAGGTGCCGGAGGGTAGATTTATGAAAATTATAAAAACGCCCTATGGCAATCTATCAGGAGAGATACTTCTTCAGGTGGCAGTGGATGAGGAAATCCATCACCGAGGAAATCTATATACATATTTGCGGTGTCTTGGAAAAACGCCGCCTCAAATGATACAGCATTATGATGAAATATTAATGGAGGACAACGATGTTTGAAAAACTCAGCAAGACAATAGACGGCTTTAAACAAAAAGTGATAGATATCCAGAAACTGATGGTTTCGATACCGGCTCTGGCTCCCGAAAATGACGGCGATGGGGAAACTAAAAAAGCGGAAGCTTTGATGGAATACCTTAAAAAAGAGGGGTTTCCCGAACCGAAAAATTATCCCGCGCCTGACAACAGGGTTTCAGCCGGCGAGAGGCCAAATATTGTATACCGCATAAAAGGCGAGGATTCTTCCCGCTGTATCTGGATTATGAGCCATCTTGATGTCGTTCCCGCCGGCGAGCTTTCGCTTTGGGATTCCGACCCATTCGAGCTTAAGGTTGACGGCGATAAGCTCATCGGACGCGGAGTCGAGGACAACCATCAGGGAGCAGTCGCTTCATATATTGCGGTTAAGGCGCTAATTGATACCGGTATCACTCCTAAATATGATGTTGCCATACTTTTTGTTGCCGATGAGGAGGTTGGCTCTAAGTATGGTATTGATTATATTCTGAAAAATCATGACCTTTTTGGCAAAGATGATTTGATTTTAGTTCCCGATTCCGGCGAACCTACCGGCGCGGCTATCGAAGTGGCGGAAAAGTCAATAGTCTGGATTAAAATTGAGACCCGAGGCAAACAATGCCATGCCTCGCGCCCGGATTTGGGTATAAACGCTTTTAAAGCTGCCTCTAATCTAGCTGCTAAAATCGATGAATTATATAAAGAATTCGATGCCAAGGACGAGCTTTTCGAGCCGGCTATATCAACATTCGAGCCGACAAAGAAAGAAGCTAATGTGTCTAATGTCAACACTATTCCCGGCGATGATGTTTTCTGGATTGACTGTCGGGTTCTGCCGAAATATCCCCTTAGCGATGTTGAGGCGAAAATACGTGAATGGGCAGATGAAATAGAGAAAAAGTTTGGCGTCAGTATGACTATTTCGCATGCGCAGAGAGCTGAAGCCGCACCGCCGACATCAGTTGATGCTCCGGTTGTAAAAGCATTGTCGAAAGCGA
Above is a window of Candidatus Zixiibacteriota bacterium DNA encoding:
- a CDS encoding methyltransferase domain-containing protein; protein product: MPDIKTAWNKIAPLYHRKYLIRTNTVHYGPLCPGEDKLGLLGNIAGKKAIDLGCGAGQNAIALAKEHADAAAVDFSANQLTEAMELAQRENVSVEFINSNIIDMPCIKDDTFNVAISACAMAFVNNISAAFSEVFRILKPGGKFILSVMHPAQYILDGVEGSMYFNSSYPFNPRLLKWSWDLDGKKIKFQHYLRSIADYHNNLNKAGFMVKKILEPKPTLKTPHIAFSKEIMKEYPYIAKHLPITLIFSSVKPEYHKKRGSL
- a CDS encoding DinB family protein, with amino-acid sequence MNKQPLLRYWRVVRRLTIRLLEEFPPDSFDFRPAPEIMTVSQLFKHILQVEIYIRDGFLAGKWEIPEEPSSNIFEKEMLKDKLAIESKRTLQLLSEVPEGRFMKIIKTPYGNLSGEILLQVAVDEEIHHRGNLYTYLRCLGKTPPQMIQHYDEILMEDNDV
- a CDS encoding M20 family metallo-hydrolase — protein: MFEKLSKTIDGFKQKVIDIQKLMVSIPALAPENDGDGETKKAEALMEYLKKEGFPEPKNYPAPDNRVSAGERPNIVYRIKGEDSSRCIWIMSHLDVVPAGELSLWDSDPFELKVDGDKLIGRGVEDNHQGAVASYIAVKALIDTGITPKYDVAILFVADEEVGSKYGIDYILKNHDLFGKDDLILVPDSGEPTGAAIEVAEKSIVWIKIETRGKQCHASRPDLGINAFKAASNLAAKIDELYKEFDAKDELFEPAISTFEPTKKEANVSNVNTIPGDDVFWIDCRVLPKYPLSDVEAKIREWADEIEKKFGVSMTISHAQRAEAAPPTSVDAPVVKALSKAIRKIYNVEPKPIGIGGGTVAALIREKGHPVVVWAKIHEMAHQPNEYAYISNTLGDAKVFAHVFMDK